Within Pseudobacteriovorax antillogorgiicola, the genomic segment CATCAACGTGAATGAGGCTGAACGCCCGGAAGTCGCAGCAAGAAAGATCAAAGAAGAGACCCTTAATCTTTTCAAGAACTCAGGCAACTATCCCCTCTTTGATCCGGTGGGGGTGTAGATGGCGCTTCCCATTATTAGAAAGACCTACCTTTTAAAGCTCGGCGACTTTGTTTTTGAGGCAGATACGGCACCCTTTTCAAAGCTCAGCCGGAGCAGCGATTTTCGCTGGAAGTCTCTTGAGATCTTTGGCGAAGCGCCCCGCTATCAATACCTAGGTCCCGGTGAGGATAGGTTCACTATTTCAGGCGCCTACTACCCCTTCCACAGAGGCGGCATGGAACCCATGGAGCGGCTTAGAGAAAAGGCAGGGATGGGAGAGCCACACCGCCTTATCTACACCAATAAGAAGGTAGGCGAGAATATGGGCCTTTGGATCATTCTATCCATCAAGGAAACGAGGACTCATTTTCTACCGGATGGCTCGCCGAGAAAGATTGAGTTTCAGATCGAGATCAAACGCTATGGCTAAGCTCTACCGCCTAAAAGACGGCGATGAGATCGATGCCCTTATTTATGAGGAGTATGGCTTTACCGCGGGAGCCTTTGAAGAGGTCCTCCGCGCCAACCAAAAGATCTTAGGGCTTTTTCCCCGCGGCAGATACGAGCTAGGCCAAGGGGTAGATTACCTTCTCCTTCCAGACCTTAAACAAGCAACTCAGAAGAAAAAGATTGTGAGGCTATTTACTTGAAAGCAAGCTACCGCATTGAATCGCCAAGGGGCGATATCACTCCAGAAATCAGATCACGGCTTATTGAGCTTACCATCACCGATGAATCAGGGGGCATGAGCGATGCCTGCTCCCTGGTCCTTTCGGATGAGCCAGAGCTTATCGAGCGGCCACGGGCTGGCGATACCCTTAAGGTGGCTCTTGGCTATGAAGAAGTCCTCATTGAGATGGGGCGGTTCACCCTAAAGCCTATCGAGGCTAAGGGCTATCCTAGTCAGCTTAAACTCACTGCCACAGCCATCGCTGGAGCAAAGAGCCTTCTTAGCAAAAAGGAGAGGTCTTGGAACAATCAAAGCATCGGCGATATAGCTCGCGAGATCGCAGCGGAGAATGGCCTTACGGCAGCGGTTTCAAGCTACTTTGATGGCATAAAGATCAAACACATCGACCAGCATGAAAGTGATAGCTC encodes:
- a CDS encoding tail protein X; translation: MAKLYRLKDGDEIDALIYEEYGFTAGAFEEVLRANQKILGLFPRGRYELGQGVDYLLLPDLKQATQKKKIVRLFT
- a CDS encoding phage tail protein, with the translated sequence MALPIIRKTYLLKLGDFVFEADTAPFSKLSRSSDFRWKSLEIFGEAPRYQYLGPGEDRFTISGAYYPFHRGGMEPMERLREKAGMGEPHRLIYTNKKVGENMGLWIILSIKETRTHFLPDGSPRKIEFQIEIKRYG